In the genome of Magnolia sinica isolate HGM2019 chromosome 2, MsV1, whole genome shotgun sequence, one region contains:
- the LOC131237223 gene encoding uncharacterized protein LOC131237223, with protein sequence MEVYMMKEIEVNIKCSMDRKSKSLPPPPPPPPPLPKAWAARQVTVSRSVTLEEIARFWKRKKMEEEDHLLEAQKTAARIRARNLTEENYKRFEDSLEEDMKDGAKKEENNKKDDDNREIRVGIKDWWTKSKYAYLNQPAILSMGPAKRTSTYIPNTCLFSAPPPQSAFLGFSR encoded by the exons ATGGAAGTTTACATGATGAAGGAAATAGAGGTGAATATCAAGTGTAGCATGGACAGAAAATCCAAGTCCCTCCCACCACCGCCACCTCCGCCTCCGCCACTACCAAAGGCATGGGCTGCACGGCAGGTCACGGTTAGTAGGAGTGTGACTTTGGAGGAGATTGCACGGTTCTGGAAACGTAAGAAGATGGAGGAAGAAGATCATCTCCTTGAAGCCCAAAAGACCGCTGCCAGGATCAGGGCCCGGAATCTCACG GAGGAAAACTATAAACGATTTGAAGACTCACTGGAAGAGGACATGAAGGATGGCGCCAAGAAGGAAGAGAACAACAAGAAAGATGATGACAACAGAGAGATACGCGTGGGAATAAAAGACTG GTGGACCAAAAGCAAGTATGCTTATCTCAATCAACCAGCCATTCTATCCATGGGTCCAGCCAAGCGCACCTCCACTTACATTCCAAACACTTGCCTTTTCTCGGCCCCTCCACCCCAATCTGCCTTCCTTGGGTTTTCTAGGTGA